A genomic region of Methanothermobacter sp. CaT2 contains the following coding sequences:
- a CDS encoding sulfurtransferase has product MEPYGKGDGRVRWVTPEWLMENMEDVAIIDCQPNIHDYILEHIPGAVYLNEGLFREPHGKAPAMYIPEGAVELIFQQAGIENRPTVVYTGTGGVKGWGDGLEQTMVAYSLARFGHENILVLNGGLAEWKRAGGELTKVFPEVEESGFSAVTKEDFYIEYPEFKRIKDDEDVLLLDARPAEVYEGQGPWIKPGHIPGAVNLPWADLMDPENRTLLKPEDEILELVNSVGATPDRKIICSCGTGREATNEFLLFKWYLGYPDVRIYEGSFTEWTQIEDNPTVTGPDPR; this is encoded by the coding sequence ATGGAACCATATGGTAAGGGGGACGGCCGTGTCAGGTGGGTGACGCCTGAATGGCTGATGGAGAATATGGAGGATGTTGCCATAATAGACTGTCAGCCAAACATCCACGACTACATACTTGAACACATACCCGGAGCAGTTTACCTCAACGAGGGCCTCTTCAGGGAGCCCCATGGGAAGGCGCCGGCGATGTACATCCCTGAGGGAGCAGTCGAGCTGATATTCCAGCAGGCAGGGATCGAAAACAGGCCCACCGTTGTATACACAGGTACCGGCGGAGTCAAGGGCTGGGGTGATGGTCTCGAGCAGACCATGGTGGCCTACAGCCTTGCAAGGTTTGGCCATGAAAACATTCTGGTACTCAATGGCGGACTCGCAGAGTGGAAGAGGGCCGGTGGAGAATTAACAAAGGTATTCCCTGAGGTTGAGGAATCTGGTTTCTCTGCTGTGACAAAGGAGGACTTCTACATAGAGTACCCTGAATTCAAAAGGATAAAGGACGATGAAGACGTTCTGCTGCTCGATGCAAGACCTGCAGAGGTCTATGAGGGGCAGGGCCCCTGGATAAAACCCGGGCACATACCGGGCGCAGTTAACCTCCCCTGGGCTGACCTCATGGACCCGGAAAACAGGACCCTGCTGAAGCCAGAGGATGAGATACTTGAACTCGTAAATTCAGTGGGTGCAACACCCGACAGAAAGATAATCTGCAGCTGCGGCACCGGCAGGGAGGCGACGAACGAGTTCCTCCTCTTCAAGTGGTACCTTGGGTACCCTGATGTCAGGATATATGAGGGATCATTCACCGAGTGGACCCAGATAGAGGACAACCCCACAGTCACGGGTCCGGACCCACGCTGA
- a CDS encoding type II CAAX endopeptidase family protein, translated as MENDRISDFFIVAFIFSWVLWIPIAMVSAGFSFPQPLQAFLESPYNPAAFGPTLAAVLLSYRYGGRDELLALLRKGVNYDFHRLWWPVILLFFPVLTAVALYLGVLWGDPHPYLYWTSQPLTVIMVFIYIFFLGGPLQEEFGWRGYALPRLQRRYSPIYTALIIGFIWGLWHIPLFFIGGSIQSQVPFWSFMILIISASVIYTWVYNSTGSILATMIIHTTGNLSYFLFPVQGTLAGGIFLMILNVAAALAVMLFAGSELKTDFGGQGH; from the coding sequence ATGGAGAATGATCGCATATCAGACTTTTTCATTGTGGCATTCATATTTTCATGGGTACTCTGGATACCTATAGCAATGGTCTCTGCGGGCTTCAGTTTCCCCCAGCCCCTGCAGGCATTCCTTGAAAGCCCCTACAACCCTGCAGCCTTCGGCCCAACACTTGCAGCTGTTCTCCTGAGCTACAGGTATGGCGGCCGGGATGAACTGCTGGCACTCCTCAGGAAAGGTGTTAATTACGACTTTCACAGGCTCTGGTGGCCTGTAATCCTCTTATTCTTTCCTGTGCTAACTGCAGTGGCACTCTACCTGGGTGTCCTGTGGGGTGACCCCCACCCCTACCTCTACTGGACCTCCCAGCCCCTCACGGTCATAATGGTGTTCATTTACATATTCTTCCTCGGGGGGCCACTGCAGGAGGAATTCGGGTGGAGGGGCTATGCCCTTCCACGGCTTCAGAGGAGGTACTCGCCAATCTACACGGCCCTGATAATAGGGTTCATATGGGGGCTCTGGCACATACCCCTATTCTTCATTGGGGGTAGCATACAGTCCCAGGTCCCATTCTGGAGTTTCATGATCCTTATAATCTCTGCTTCGGTGATATACACCTGGGTCTACAACTCCACAGGCAGTATACTGGCCACCATGATAATCCACACAACAGGAAACCTCTCATACTTCCTCTTCCCGGTCCAGGGCACCCTTGCTGGAGGAATATTCCTGATGATTCTGAACGTGGCTGCAGCCCTTGCTGTGATGTTATTTGCGGGATCAGAACTTAAAACAGACTTCGGTGGTCAGGGGCACTGA